In one Pseudomonas sp. Bout1 genomic region, the following are encoded:
- a CDS encoding alpha-hydroxy acid oxidase — MSRLEDCFNVGDFAAAARRRLPAPLFHYIAGGADDELTLRANTEAFARYDLVPQYLHDIRKVDMRRSVFGCPLEWPLLLSPTGMTRVFHPAGELAVAREAARAGVAYSLSTMGTTSIEAVAQACSGPKIYQLYLLNDDGLNLHMIERCKAAGFDAICLTVDTIVAGNRERDLRHGLTVPPRLNLKNLWSFAQRPHWCLDYLVGGGISLPNVPTPDGGDLGTLAAFLPQKWNRTSPGRG; from the coding sequence ATGAGCCGACTTGAAGACTGCTTCAACGTGGGGGATTTCGCGGCGGCGGCGCGGCGCCGCTTGCCGGCGCCGCTGTTCCACTACATTGCAGGCGGCGCCGACGATGAACTGACGCTGCGCGCCAATACCGAGGCTTTTGCCCGCTACGACCTGGTGCCGCAGTACCTGCACGATATCCGCAAGGTCGACATGCGCCGCAGCGTGTTTGGCTGCCCGCTGGAATGGCCACTGCTGTTGTCGCCCACCGGCATGACGCGTGTATTTCACCCTGCCGGCGAGTTGGCGGTGGCGCGGGAAGCGGCCCGGGCCGGTGTGGCGTACAGCCTGTCGACCATGGGCACCACCAGTATCGAAGCCGTTGCCCAGGCCTGCAGTGGGCCAAAGATTTATCAGCTGTACCTGCTCAACGACGACGGGCTCAACCTGCACATGATCGAGCGCTGCAAGGCTGCCGGTTTCGATGCGATCTGCCTGACGGTCGACACCATCGTCGCCGGCAACCGCGAGCGCGACTTGCGCCATGGTCTCACCGTGCCGCCGCGCCTGAACCTGAAAAACCTCTGGTCCTTTGCCCAACGCCCGCACTGGTGCCTGGATTACCTGGTGGGTGGCGGGATCAGCCTGCCCAATGTACCCACGCCCGATGGCGGCGACCTGGGCACACTGGCGGCTTTTTTGCCGCAAAAATGGAACAGAACATCACCTGGGCGCGGGTAG
- a CDS encoding cytochrome P450 → MNQSHAVQDGDIATKTYDPLDHDVKQNPYPFYNQLRRDEPVKWLEGMQAFAVASYEEVDALLKNGKLYSSAQFWPALLGEFDPVPEVPPMISMDPPNHIHLRKIANKAFTPSKIQALQERANNIAHELIDDIIAKHGNEGECDWVWDFCALFPVTVISEVLGVPTERRAEFKVWVDDTLAAANRAAYDAPRLAQIKANSEQLRAFMEDIIALRTAEPGNDIISTLIQADVQGEKLSHVQVLSMAVLLLIGGVETTTNLLGSTLTLLHRYPDVERRVRNDPSLIPALLEEVLRFEPPVQMIFRHTTEDTELAGVAIPKGSTIMPLLASANRDESKFPNGEVFDIDRKVSVPIMSFGQGPHFCLGSYLSRMEAGKALEVVFKRLTLLEPLSKDVHWIDSYFARGPHELRVRFKAQ, encoded by the coding sequence ATGAATCAGTCACATGCTGTCCAGGACGGCGATATCGCCACCAAGACCTACGACCCCCTGGACCATGACGTCAAACAGAATCCCTATCCGTTCTACAACCAGTTGCGGCGCGATGAGCCGGTGAAGTGGCTCGAAGGCATGCAAGCGTTCGCAGTGGCCAGCTACGAGGAGGTCGATGCACTGCTCAAGAACGGCAAACTCTACAGTTCGGCGCAGTTCTGGCCGGCACTGCTCGGGGAGTTTGACCCGGTGCCAGAGGTACCGCCGATGATCTCCATGGACCCGCCGAACCACATCCACCTGCGCAAGATCGCCAACAAGGCGTTCACCCCGAGCAAGATCCAGGCGCTGCAGGAACGCGCGAACAATATCGCGCATGAGTTGATCGACGACATCATTGCCAAGCACGGTAACGAAGGTGAATGCGACTGGGTCTGGGACTTTTGCGCGCTGTTCCCGGTGACGGTGATTTCCGAAGTACTCGGCGTGCCCACCGAACGCCGCGCGGAGTTCAAGGTATGGGTCGACGACACCCTGGCCGCCGCCAATCGCGCCGCTTATGACGCACCGCGCCTGGCCCAGATCAAGGCCAATTCCGAACAGTTGCGCGCGTTCATGGAAGACATCATCGCCCTGCGCACCGCCGAGCCTGGCAACGACATCATCTCGACCTTGATCCAGGCCGATGTCCAGGGTGAGAAACTCAGCCATGTGCAAGTGCTGTCGATGGCCGTGCTGTTGCTGATCGGCGGCGTGGAAACCACCACCAACCTGCTGGGCAGCACGTTGACCCTGCTGCACCGCTACCCGGACGTGGAGCGACGCGTGCGCAACGACCCGAGCCTGATCCCTGCGCTGCTTGAAGAAGTGCTGCGCTTTGAACCGCCCGTGCAGATGATTTTCCGGCATACCACCGAAGACACCGAGCTGGCAGGCGTGGCCATTCCCAAAGGCTCCACCATCATGCCGTTGCTCGCTTCAGCCAATCGTGACGAGAGCAAGTTTCCCAATGGCGAGGTGTTCGATATCGACCGCAAGGTCAGCGTGCCGATCATGTCGTTCGGCCAGGGCCCGCACTTTTGCCTGGGCAGTTACTTGAGCCGCATGGAAGCCGGCAAAGCACTGGAGGTGGTATTCAAGCGCCTGACCCTGCTGGAGCCGCTGTCCAAGGACGTGCATTGGATCGACTCCTACTTTGCCCGCGGGCCCCATGAACTGCGCGTACGTTTCAAGGCTCAGTAA
- a CDS encoding aldo/keto reductase, with product MRYSILGRSGLRVSQICLGTMTFGPGAEWSRSEAQARGVFEAFVEGGGNFIDTANMYTGGESERIVGHLVADDRERFVVSTKYANAVPGKGDPNAAGMHRKSLTQSLDASLQRLGLDYIDLYSVHWWDFTTPVEEVHRALDDAIRAGKILHIGLSDVPAWVVSRAQAFHELRGLAPIACMQVEYSLVQRSVEREHLPLADAYDIGVTAWSPLAGGILSGKYTRQQPHEGPKRLDSMQLQALDARNRGIALAVDRVADRLQCSSSQVALAWVMSRGVIPIIGATRAQQVHENLQAAELELDALTLAELDQASAFDAGHPYSMLGWDMPMSLGYGGMFDELDLRRFPGRR from the coding sequence ATGCGCTACTCGATTCTGGGTCGCAGTGGGTTACGTGTTTCGCAAATTTGCCTGGGTACCATGACGTTTGGCCCCGGTGCCGAATGGTCGCGCTCTGAAGCCCAGGCCCGTGGTGTGTTCGAGGCCTTTGTGGAGGGCGGTGGGAACTTTATTGACACTGCCAATATGTATACCGGTGGTGAAAGTGAGCGGATTGTCGGCCATCTGGTGGCCGATGATCGTGAACGCTTTGTAGTGTCGACCAAATACGCCAATGCCGTGCCCGGAAAAGGTGACCCGAACGCTGCGGGCATGCACCGCAAAAGCCTGACCCAGTCGCTGGACGCCAGCCTGCAGCGGCTGGGGCTCGATTACATCGACCTGTATTCAGTCCACTGGTGGGATTTCACTACGCCGGTGGAAGAAGTCCATCGTGCGCTGGATGACGCGATCCGTGCCGGCAAGATCCTGCACATCGGGTTGTCCGATGTGCCGGCGTGGGTGGTCTCGCGTGCCCAGGCATTCCACGAGTTGCGCGGCCTGGCGCCGATTGCTTGTATGCAAGTGGAATACAGCCTGGTGCAGCGTTCGGTCGAGCGCGAGCACCTGCCATTGGCTGACGCCTATGACATCGGCGTTACGGCCTGGTCGCCGCTGGCGGGCGGCATTCTCAGCGGCAAGTACACGCGGCAACAACCGCATGAGGGCCCCAAGCGTCTGGATTCGATGCAGTTGCAGGCACTGGATGCGCGTAACCGTGGGATCGCCCTGGCGGTGGACCGGGTGGCGGACCGTTTGCAGTGCTCATCGTCCCAGGTGGCGTTGGCGTGGGTGATGTCGCGCGGGGTCATTCCTATTATCGGCGCGACCCGTGCGCAACAGGTCCACGAGAACCTGCAGGCGGCCGAGCTTGAGCTTGATGCCCTGACGCTTGCAGAGCTGGACCAGGCCAGCGCCTTTGATGCCGGGCACCCCTACTCGATGCTGGGGTGGGACATGCCCATGTCGCTGGGGTATGGCGGCATGTTCGACGAACTTGACCTGCGGCGGTTTCCTGGCCGTCGTTGA
- a CDS encoding Rieske (2Fe-2S) protein, protein MSTPDSARLIASSGEFRRVGSVAALRGGEPVAGIVDGQAVAVFVVQDAVIATAGICPHAEGPLHEGIVEGHLLTCPWHGWQFNLQTGVCEDDPCINLARYEVRIDGDDILVRV, encoded by the coding sequence ATGAGTACACCAGACAGTGCCCGGCTGATCGCCAGCTCGGGTGAGTTTCGGCGGGTTGGTTCGGTTGCCGCGCTGCGTGGCGGTGAGCCGGTGGCGGGCATCGTTGACGGGCAGGCAGTCGCCGTTTTTGTGGTACAGGACGCTGTTATTGCCACGGCGGGTATCTGCCCTCATGCAGAGGGGCCCTTGCACGAAGGCATCGTTGAGGGGCACTTGTTGACCTGCCCGTGGCACGGCTGGCAATTCAACCTGCAGACGGGGGTTTGCGAGGACGACCCGTGCATTAACCTGGCGCGCTACGAGGTGCGTATCGACGGTGACGATATCCTGGTGCGCGTCTGA
- a CDS encoding EthD domain-containing protein: MTPVTTLALLSKKDALPARLFFRYWRDVHGVLAARIPGFQTYTQFHLGAVVRNLALPTHVSRSWPVAARFHGLAEVGFANTAAREGLANSKVAALIQADERYLFKTSLLYNLEPGASRSYAQAEAGAENAGFVMLLGLRAGHNPKALINTIEQWLIPALRAAPAIGALHVHVLGSGDPSQWRTPGVDNEAGATTTFEAVLRIEGVDSQLTLDSIKNACAAGSHQDFMAVGKLHLYRVDARHVMVENARPTHLGLRGLDALQTIILAGADLQLQSAVVRTLYGVSLPGPRPKKMGV; the protein is encoded by the coding sequence ATGACCCCAGTGACCACGCTCGCCTTATTGAGCAAAAAGGACGCCCTGCCCGCCCGTTTGTTCTTCCGCTATTGGCGCGATGTCCACGGTGTGCTTGCAGCGCGTATTCCGGGTTTCCAGACCTACACGCAATTTCACCTGGGCGCGGTGGTGCGCAATCTGGCGCTGCCCACCCATGTCTCGCGTTCGTGGCCTGTGGCTGCGCGGTTCCATGGCCTGGCCGAAGTTGGCTTCGCCAATACGGCTGCGCGTGAGGGGCTGGCCAACAGCAAAGTCGCCGCACTGATCCAGGCCGATGAGCGTTACCTGTTCAAGACGTCGCTGCTCTATAACCTGGAGCCAGGTGCCAGCCGCAGTTATGCGCAGGCCGAGGCAGGCGCAGAGAACGCGGGGTTTGTAATGCTGCTGGGGTTGCGTGCCGGGCACAACCCCAAGGCGCTCATCAATACAATCGAGCAGTGGCTGATACCGGCATTGCGTGCTGCCCCGGCTATCGGCGCCCTGCATGTACATGTGCTGGGCAGTGGCGACCCGAGCCAGTGGCGCACCCCTGGCGTCGACAACGAAGCCGGCGCCACCACCACCTTTGAGGCGGTGCTGCGCATTGAAGGCGTCGACAGCCAGTTGACCCTCGACAGCATCAAAAATGCCTGCGCCGCCGGCAGCCATCAAGACTTTATGGCGGTAGGCAAGTTGCACCTGTACCGCGTCGATGCCCGGCACGTGATGGTGGAAAACGCCCGGCCCACGCATTTGGGCCTGCGCGGGCTGGATGCCCTGCAAACCATTATCCTTGCCGGTGCAGATCTGCAGTTGCAGAGCGCCGTGGTCCGCACCCTTTACGGCGTCAGCCTGCCCGGCCCCCGACCCAAAAAAATGGGCGTGTAA
- a CDS encoding SDR family oxidoreductase translates to MAADIYHELFSLKGKTALVTGGAKGVGALISKTLVRAGCRVFISGRSRDAGQRLVDELAEHGECTFLQHDLGDAEQVQALARELAEHSASLDILVNNAGTFNAEPLGSVSEKSWDDLMGLNVRTPFLLIQALLPLLGTKASTADPARIINIGSIGGLMPQSNGAYAYGCSKAALHQLTRMLASDLRVRHINVNAIAPGYFPSDMTAGFFEAVPNLEQTMLGKIPAGRFGSQEDIGGMVVFLASRAGAYLTGTVTALDGGFLGAA, encoded by the coding sequence ATGGCTGCGGATATCTATCACGAGCTGTTTTCACTCAAGGGCAAGACCGCGCTGGTCACCGGCGGCGCCAAGGGCGTCGGCGCGCTGATCAGCAAGACCCTGGTGCGCGCCGGCTGCCGGGTGTTCATCAGCGGCCGCTCGCGCGACGCGGGTCAACGGCTGGTCGATGAATTGGCCGAACACGGCGAGTGCACCTTCCTGCAGCACGACCTGGGTGACGCCGAGCAGGTCCAGGCCTTGGCCAGGGAACTTGCCGAGCACAGCGCGTCGCTGGATATTCTGGTCAACAATGCCGGGACCTTCAACGCCGAGCCATTGGGCAGCGTCAGCGAAAAAAGCTGGGATGACCTGATGGGGCTCAACGTGCGCACGCCGTTTTTGCTGATCCAGGCGTTGTTGCCGTTGCTGGGTACAAAGGCGAGCACCGCCGACCCCGCGCGCATCATCAATATCGGCTCCATTGGCGGCCTGATGCCGCAGAGCAACGGCGCCTACGCCTACGGGTGCAGCAAGGCGGCCTTGCACCAACTCACACGCATGCTGGCCTCTGACCTGCGTGTGCGCCATATCAACGTCAATGCGATTGCCCCCGGCTACTTCCCCAGCGACATGACCGCAGGCTTTTTTGAGGCGGTGCCCAACTTGGAGCAAACCATGCTCGGGAAAATCCCGGCAGGGCGTTTCGGCAGCCAGGAAGACATCGGCGGCATGGTCGTGTTTCTCGCTTCACGGGCAGGTGCCTACCTGACCGGCACCGTCACCGCGCTGGACGGTGGCTTTCTTGGCGCGGCCTAG
- a CDS encoding ester cyclase translates to MNLQWSQYWIGLFANGTDELMTLYSDKFEFEDVNFDLRINNDLPALRKFFEGFEIADPSLSYNRFEVFDYVGDETLGSFQWTWETKHAGDFLGVPAAGKVTKTRGVTVMGWKDGKIILERSIWDAIPVFRQLGAVPS, encoded by the coding sequence ATGAACCTGCAATGGTCCCAATATTGGATAGGCCTGTTTGCCAACGGCACCGACGAATTGATGACGCTGTATTCGGACAAGTTTGAGTTCGAGGACGTCAACTTCGACCTGCGCATCAACAATGACCTGCCTGCCTTGCGCAAATTTTTTGAAGGGTTCGAAATCGCCGACCCGAGCCTGTCGTACAACCGCTTTGAAGTGTTCGACTACGTGGGTGACGAAACCCTGGGTTCTTTCCAGTGGACCTGGGAAACCAAACACGCCGGCGATTTTCTCGGCGTGCCGGCAGCTGGCAAAGTCACTAAAACCCGAGGCGTCACCGTGATGGGCTGGAAGGACGGCAAGATCATCCTCGAACGCAGCATCTGGGATGCGATCCCGGTGTTCCGGCAATTGGGCGCTGTGCCGAGCTGA
- a CDS encoding AraC family transcriptional regulator: MKSGISGWVLAIARTLDVAGIPHEKIFQQVGMDPAGLNAGSNRYSQETVSRLWRAAVQETADPYFGLKVASQIRPSTFSVVGYAMSCSATLGDALNRFARYAKLISNSATVTLTEDCGKLSISFNFDTGGAPPIFHTIDTVVAGLVCFSSWIAGKQVVPHEVHFRHERPEDIKAYTKILKCPIHFGQENDCIVFNSCDMTRPILSADEQLAALLDSMAVTQMAQLSERFSKKVRDCLVQQFAEGEISRRGTAERMHMTERTLLRRLKDENTTFQEVLDRLREELAYEYLSGSDVTVQAVSSMLGFSDASTFSRAFKRWTGRRPSLAQHKDTPPSLHRWTEESALAG, translated from the coding sequence ATGAAGTCGGGAATTTCGGGTTGGGTATTGGCCATTGCACGCACGCTGGACGTCGCGGGCATACCCCACGAAAAGATTTTCCAACAGGTGGGCATGGACCCCGCCGGTCTCAACGCAGGAAGCAACCGTTACTCGCAGGAAACCGTCAGCCGCTTATGGCGGGCCGCCGTGCAGGAAACCGCAGACCCTTACTTCGGCCTGAAAGTAGCCTCGCAAATCCGTCCTTCGACCTTCAGCGTCGTTGGCTACGCCATGAGCTGCAGCGCCACCCTGGGTGATGCCCTGAACCGTTTCGCGCGCTACGCCAAGCTGATCTCCAACTCGGCGACGGTCACCCTGACCGAGGACTGCGGTAAATTATCCATCAGCTTCAATTTCGACACCGGCGGCGCCCCGCCGATTTTTCACACCATCGACACCGTGGTAGCGGGGCTGGTGTGTTTCAGCAGTTGGATCGCCGGCAAGCAGGTGGTGCCCCACGAAGTGCATTTTCGGCATGAGCGTCCAGAGGATATCAAGGCTTATACCAAGATCCTCAAATGCCCGATTCATTTCGGCCAGGAGAACGATTGCATCGTCTTCAACAGCTGTGACATGACGCGCCCCATTCTCTCGGCGGACGAGCAACTGGCCGCACTGCTCGACAGCATGGCGGTGACGCAGATGGCGCAATTGTCTGAGCGTTTTTCCAAGAAAGTGCGTGATTGCCTGGTTCAGCAATTTGCTGAAGGGGAGATCTCGCGACGCGGCACCGCCGAGCGCATGCACATGACCGAGCGGACCTTATTGCGCCGCTTGAAGGACGAGAACACCACGTTCCAGGAAGTGCTTGACCGCTTGCGCGAGGAGCTGGCTTACGAATACCTGAGTGGCTCGGATGTTACGGTGCAAGCGGTGTCTTCCATGCTCGGGTTTTCCGACGCGAGTACCTTTTCCCGTGCATTCAAACGCTGGACGGGCCGCCGGCCCAGCCTGGCCCAGCACAAGGACACGCCACCCAGCCTGCACCGCTGGACCGAAGAGAGCGCGCTGGCGGGGTAG
- a CDS encoding glutathione S-transferase: MKLVGMLDSPYVRRVAISLDLYGIEFEHQPLSVFSTYDEFARINPVVKAPSLVLDDSTVLMDSSLILDYFEALAPADKKLLPQQASARAQDLQLIGLALAACEKTVQIVYEHNLRPAEKLHEPWLDRVTGQLLAAYCALEKRLADGADEALTQGALTAAVAWSFSQFTVASVVNAGTFPHLQRHAERLEEHPAFKQYPIE; this comes from the coding sequence ATGAAACTGGTCGGCATGCTGGACTCGCCCTACGTACGCCGCGTTGCAATTTCCCTGGATCTGTACGGCATCGAGTTTGAGCATCAGCCGCTCTCGGTATTCAGTACCTACGACGAATTTGCCAGGATCAATCCGGTCGTGAAGGCCCCCAGCCTGGTGCTGGATGACTCAACCGTGTTGATGGATTCAAGCCTGATCCTTGATTACTTCGAAGCGTTGGCGCCAGCCGACAAGAAGTTGTTGCCACAGCAGGCCAGCGCGCGCGCCCAAGACTTGCAATTGATCGGCCTCGCCCTGGCCGCCTGTGAAAAAACCGTACAGATTGTTTACGAGCATAATCTGCGCCCCGCAGAAAAACTCCACGAACCCTGGCTCGACCGAGTGACTGGCCAGTTATTGGCGGCCTACTGCGCCCTGGAAAAGCGCCTGGCCGACGGCGCTGACGAAGCGCTGACCCAAGGTGCCCTAACCGCCGCAGTGGCCTGGTCCTTCAGCCAGTTCACCGTTGCTTCAGTGGTCAACGCCGGGACGTTCCCGCATCTGCAGCGCCATGCCGAGCGACTTGAAGAACACCCAGCCTTCAAGCAATACCCCATCGAATAA
- a CDS encoding LysR substrate-binding domain-containing protein, whose amino-acid sequence MSAFPPLTCLRSFEATSRLGSVTLAAKELHVTHSAISQQLKVLEEIVGVTLFVREGRGLRVSEDGRLYALQIRKALGDIAEATRLVQAQPRMGELVVAVLPSFGRSWLLPRLPGFQQLYPHISIRLQASLTISNLHQESVDIGIRMGKGDWEGVDQKLLFHDEIVVVAAPHFNGGRLPQTPQQVIESKIIYNTESWLPWCEAAGVEMGSERKGLCSNDSNLVLEAVRLGQGITLERRSLVHDAIERGELVQLCDISAPYAYPYWLVWPPRESSQDKQRKFSHWLSGEVDRYLAQLKKDR is encoded by the coding sequence ATGAGCGCATTTCCTCCATTGACCTGCCTGCGCAGTTTCGAGGCCACCTCCAGGTTGGGAAGCGTCACCCTGGCGGCCAAGGAGTTGCACGTCACCCATTCAGCGATCAGCCAGCAGCTCAAGGTGTTGGAGGAAATTGTGGGGGTGACCCTGTTCGTACGCGAGGGGCGTGGCTTGCGTGTGAGCGAGGATGGGCGACTGTATGCGCTGCAGATCCGCAAAGCCTTGGGAGATATCGCCGAGGCCACGCGATTGGTCCAGGCACAACCCAGGATGGGCGAGTTGGTGGTGGCGGTATTACCGTCGTTCGGCCGGTCCTGGCTATTACCGCGCCTACCGGGTTTTCAGCAGCTTTACCCGCATATCAGCATTCGGCTGCAAGCGAGCCTGACGATCTCCAACCTGCATCAGGAATCGGTGGATATTGGCATCCGCATGGGCAAGGGTGATTGGGAGGGCGTAGATCAGAAGCTGTTGTTCCATGATGAAATCGTCGTTGTCGCCGCTCCTCACTTCAATGGCGGACGCTTGCCGCAGACCCCGCAACAGGTCATTGAAAGCAAGATCATCTACAACACCGAATCCTGGCTGCCGTGGTGCGAGGCGGCGGGCGTCGAGATGGGCAGCGAACGCAAGGGGTTGTGCAGCAATGACTCCAACCTGGTATTGGAGGCGGTCCGCCTGGGGCAGGGCATCACGCTGGAGCGGCGCAGCCTGGTGCATGACGCCATCGAGCGGGGAGAGCTGGTCCAGTTGTGTGACATCAGTGCGCCGTATGCCTATCCCTATTGGCTGGTGTGGCCGCCCAGGGAAAGTTCGCAAGACAAGCAGCGCAAGTTCTCCCATTGGTTGTCCGGGGAAGTGGACCGTTACCTTGCCCAACTGAAAAAAGACCGCTGA
- a CDS encoding iron-containing redox enzyme family protein, giving the protein MTVLQTLKSPSSQWLHEGALRIQYQSLLADWDATSAQRAADFLQAQLELVGPAEDAPLPASPHQLMEWVEHNCTAVAQEYAHYLQGRQQGDDRRYFQNKAHALYFLQCVAPTKHVDGAWLYGVLAHWQDYRYDGLLTTYLEELGDGESAQNHVAIYQRLLAEQGCDGDFDWQDQHFHQGAIQLALGHSAQGYMPEIVGYNLGYEQLPLHLLICAYELTELGIDPYYFSLHVTIDNASSGHARRAVQAVLALMPQGMDATEYWQRVRRGYQLNDLGVGSTAVIKAFDLEHELVAMLERKRPFGQHMHSDYCRFEGKTVNQWLSQPGQVRDFLQALQDKGWIKRHQAPEDSRFWQLIDGAGAAMFGVFSGYEKQLLRDWIAGDWRDARRIARPRPAAPVSRDAKASTADDPEMHALQEALASHNGEQQLALLLPWLRPDRHHRPAGLFATRRFIQLRAGLR; this is encoded by the coding sequence ATGACTGTCCTTCAAACCCTGAAAAGTCCGTCCAGCCAGTGGCTGCATGAGGGTGCTTTGCGCATTCAGTACCAATCTTTGCTTGCCGATTGGGACGCCACATCTGCGCAGCGGGCGGCGGATTTCCTGCAGGCGCAGTTGGAACTCGTCGGGCCCGCTGAAGACGCGCCGTTGCCCGCGTCGCCTCATCAACTGATGGAGTGGGTTGAACACAATTGCACGGCAGTTGCCCAGGAATACGCGCATTACCTGCAAGGTCGACAGCAAGGCGACGACCGCCGCTATTTCCAAAATAAAGCTCACGCCCTGTACTTCCTGCAATGCGTGGCGCCGACCAAACACGTCGACGGTGCCTGGCTCTACGGGGTGCTTGCGCACTGGCAGGATTATCGCTACGACGGGCTTTTGACCACCTACCTGGAAGAGCTCGGCGACGGCGAGTCGGCACAGAACCATGTCGCGATTTACCAGCGCCTGTTGGCCGAGCAAGGTTGCGACGGCGATTTCGACTGGCAAGATCAGCACTTCCACCAAGGCGCCATCCAGTTGGCGCTGGGCCACAGCGCCCAAGGGTACATGCCGGAAATCGTCGGCTATAACCTGGGTTATGAACAACTGCCGCTGCACCTGCTCATCTGCGCCTACGAGCTCACGGAGCTGGGCATCGACCCCTATTATTTCAGCCTTCATGTGACCATCGACAACGCCAGCAGCGGCCACGCCCGCCGCGCGGTGCAAGCGGTTCTGGCGTTGATGCCCCAAGGTATGGACGCGACCGAGTATTGGCAACGGGTGCGCCGCGGTTACCAGCTGAACGACCTTGGCGTTGGCTCCACGGCCGTCATTAAGGCGTTTGACCTGGAACACGAACTGGTCGCAATGCTTGAGCGCAAGCGCCCGTTCGGCCAGCACATGCATTCCGATTACTGCCGCTTTGAAGGCAAGACTGTCAATCAGTGGCTGTCGCAACCGGGGCAGGTTCGCGATTTCCTGCAAGCCCTGCAGGACAAGGGCTGGATCAAGCGACATCAGGCCCCTGAAGACAGCCGTTTCTGGCAATTGATCGACGGCGCGGGGGCCGCCATGTTCGGCGTGTTCAGTGGCTATGAAAAACAATTGCTGCGCGACTGGATCGCTGGGGATTGGCGCGATGCAAGACGTATTGCGCGCCCACGCCCGGCGGCGCCCGTGTCGCGAGACGCGAAAGCAAGCACCGCCGACGACCCCGAAATGCATGCACTCCAAGAGGCACTGGCGTCGCACAACGGCGAGCAGCAGTTAGCCCTGTTGTTACCGTGGCTGCGCCCTGACCGTCATCATCGCCCCGCCGGCTTGTTCGCCACTCGGCGTTTTATTCAACTGCGCGCAGGCCTGCGCTGA
- a CDS encoding class I SAM-dependent methyltransferase — protein sequence MVDSLLYSSPPISSAQSRADRALLHLGRRLQADDYRFITPTPLTHQRVIARLANAPASDMRGIFGWSRPFDAQVFEPAEWRELQEAGIVVKAHGRWHSTVRWSTLGPLLLAHSAFPTEDADSVFFGPDTYRFAGVIDDCLRERFAPIRRAVDIGCGSGAGALLVARARHDAEVLAVDINPRALRLSAVNAELAETPNVSVYHSDVLDSVDGCFDLILANPPYMKDGQQRAYRHGGGELGEALSLRILREALPRLARDGTLLLYTGVAMVDGRDAFLEAARAVLSSDAFGWTYRELDPDVFGEELEKPGYERVERIAAVALTVTRLS from the coding sequence ATGGTTGATTCGCTGCTGTACTCATCGCCGCCCATTTCATCGGCCCAATCCCGTGCCGACCGTGCGCTGCTGCACCTGGGCCGCCGCTTGCAGGCGGATGACTATCGCTTTATCACGCCCACGCCGCTGACCCACCAACGGGTCATAGCCCGTTTGGCTAATGCGCCGGCCAGCGACATGCGCGGGATCTTCGGTTGGTCGCGACCCTTTGATGCGCAGGTGTTCGAGCCTGCCGAATGGCGGGAGCTGCAAGAAGCTGGCATTGTCGTCAAGGCGCACGGGCGCTGGCACAGCACGGTACGCTGGTCGACCCTGGGCCCGTTGCTGTTGGCGCATTCGGCGTTTCCAACCGAGGACGCGGACTCGGTGTTTTTCGGCCCCGACACCTACCGTTTTGCCGGCGTCATTGATGACTGCCTGCGCGAGCGCTTTGCGCCGATCCGCCGCGCCGTGGACATCGGCTGTGGCTCGGGCGCCGGCGCCTTACTGGTGGCGCGCGCACGGCATGACGCTGAGGTGCTGGCGGTGGACATCAACCCCAGGGCGCTGCGCCTGAGCGCGGTCAATGCCGAACTGGCCGAGACGCCGAACGTCAGCGTGTACCACAGCGACGTACTCGACAGCGTCGACGGCTGCTTTGATCTGATCCTCGCCAACCCGCCCTACATGAAGGACGGTCAACAGCGGGCCTACCGCCATGGCGGCGGCGAACTGGGTGAAGCGCTGTCGTTGCGCATTCTGCGTGAAGCGTTGCCGCGCCTGGCGCGCGACGGCACCTTGTTGCTCTACACCGGCGTGGCGATGGTCGACGGTCGCGATGCGTTTCTTGAGGCCGCCCGTGCCGTGTTGAGCAGCGACGCCTTTGGCTGGACCTACCGCGAACTGGACCCCGACGTGTTCGGCGAAGAGTTGGAAAAGCCCGGCTACGAGCGGGTCGAGCGCATTGCCGCGGTGGCGCTGACCGTTACCCGCCTGAGCTGA